ATATTTATCGTTGGCTATAAAAATAGCTAAACTTTGTATTTCTTGAAATGACGTATAATGTTGAGGATTAAGCTTAATTATCAGCTATTGGTATGCCTCATTAGTAAAAGCTCTTCGTAAACTCACTGGGGAAAACAGGTTCTTGATGAATTACAGCTAATGAATAAACAGTTAGATTCAGAACTATTAATATAATAGTACCGATGTGCATTGTTCTCTTCAGACCTTCTTTTAATCACGCAGGTAACAACGATGGTTTACTTAGACTCGTGAATTCAGTGACATAGCTTTGCACATTTTGATTGTCATTTTACGTCtagaaaatctgaaatatattattcttaAATTTTGTACTCGATGCTCTCTCCtgtaaattttatgaaactgCTTTATATAGATATTGTGTCAATCATATGATAGATCTTGTGATGTTCTGCACTTCACCTTATCTGCGTAAAATGATGAAGTGGTTATAATTCcaagtattattatataacagTAATTGATACATAAGTATCTCAGCTAACGGATCTAGTTCATAAATCAATCACATCGGCAGCGCACCATATTTCGCCGTTCCATATCATTCCAATTTTACACCTTCTATCGGCAGTAACAAAAGTTGACACAATGAAAGTTGTACAatctttgagaaaaatttaaaactcgGTAATGGatgatttataattaatatatctGGCAAACATTGTTTGTGTTTACATCTGTAGAGATCAATGTTATTGCAATATATAGTTGCTGTTAATCTCACATTATATTCTTGATCAATCTCAAATTTACAGAAAGACGTTAATTTAAGGAACGTCAAAATTTTACGGCAATTGtatttatgataatttttacgcTTAAACTGATTCACTGTGCCTTAACAGTAATTGAGGATTTGGAGCACTATGAAATCCTTCCACACATAACGCGCTACTGATATGGACAGATGGGAAGATGTGTAGACAAACACAGCCTGGTTGATAGATAATCATACACATGCTTGTATGTATGAGATAGGTAGATAGATATTGGCTAGTTACTGATATGAACAAAAATACATCTCCGATAGATAAGGTACGCGTACCAATAACAATGTTGTGTGCGTGTAGACACACACATATACGCATGCCTTATATTCATATTTGAAATCCATTTCCTCTGAAATCTGGTCAATTGAATCGGTGCGTTTATCTATAGGTATGCTTCATTTGTTGTACTACTTGCGTATTAGAAGATATAACTAAATATTCTCAactctttccaaattttttgtacaagtttgaaactttgacaaatgcaatttttattcagataTGATCACTCATGAATACGTTTATGAGACTAGatcatttatacattttaataTATACCATTTCTGACTcatataatcatatatattgtagcttcatataatttttcaccgttctATTTTCCATGACTAGGAAAATGTCAGtattatcaaataaaataCGCACAGCAGTCTCCGCgtcgaaaaattaacattgggtgataaattaaaaatcagaCAGTAGGAGTTTTGCATTACGGATATTTTTTCTGCTAAAGGGAATCGCATAGCTGCAGGTATAGAAATAAGGGTAACATTCAATaatgcatattatatacagaTAGAACACACGTGACGTTTATTgtaatttgcaaaataatGCAATAATTGTTTTCTCATAGAGAAGTAGACAGTTCTAGAATCAAATACTATTGTAatgcaatcattttttgaaaaatttgtgtccTTCCGCAGCATTTCATACATTAGGCATATTGAATCATATGCCGCTGTAAATCATTTGCTTCCTgcagattttgaattttgaagtaTGTACAGTCATGACGTTTTAATATCGAACGTCTGTATATCATATCATCAGATCTTTTATAGGAAGGAACGTGCACCTTGACTTATAAAGATAATTTTAAgattttcatacaagaaaCATCAAATCGTTTTTCAACTATCAGTGAtattgaacgaaaatttttttccgctgCCTAACTCAACAATAACATAATAACGGGAATCCAACCAACGATAACCGCCATCTAgcggaaaaattaaattttgaaatattctcaGAGAAAGATATACAACATTCAGGTAGATGAATattgtttttgcaataatttattgacgTAAAATAGTCGGAAGCATCAAAGTAATCTTTACGAGGAGTATTATGAAACAGTTTTATCTCTCGATCAAGCTTTCGAGGCTATAAAAATTCGGTACTCCGACAATGACGTCACAATGACACCAAAACGTGCGGATGGAACGATATCCACGcttataaataaacgaattaaGGCAAGGTGAAGGGCGGCAAGAAACCGTTGGACAAAAGCCAAGTCGATCAACCAATAACGAGTCTGGTGTTGTTATGACCGTTTGTCCAGTATCCGAGTTAAAGCGCCAGTCAAAGATTAGCCCATATTCGAAATCCGAATATTGTACCGCGGAGTATTCGTCACAAAACAAGAGATTAAGTTCCACCTCGAAGGCGGAGAGGCTGTCGACTGCCTAGAATCTTCTGGAATAATACGGcagattcgaatttcgaatatcGACGaggtttcgtttctttctcgAAACGAGTAGAGGGTTCACAGAGAGCGCCACAGTTCGCGGCCATATTGTTGATGTATCACGTGACCAGGGGAGCAGTGAGGTGAATGCGCCGGGTCACATTCGCCAGGCATTTAACAGGAAAATTCACGTGTGTTATTGAAGATAAATTTTGTAGTAACCGCAGCTTGAAATCCGTTCGGCATAATGGATCCGAGAAAATTGACAGAATTGCTGCGCGCCACCATAGACCCGGCCCAGCAGAAACAGGCCGAAGAACAGCTCGCCCAGGTATGAAATATGCTCGTGGTACAAAATCCCGGTAGACTAGACAGCCGCGCGGACATGTGGCTTTGCTCCTTGAGTGCCTGCCTCGCGGCTTTTATCCGAGCTCCTATCGCCACCGCAACCACCTTCTGCCCTTTCCCTTCCAAACCTAGGAAACTATCATACGCCGGATCTTCGAAAATTGGCTCAAATTCACTTTTTTATCCCTTAATGCCATGTCACGTCTGGCACCGAATTGGCATGCGCGAAATCTAACGATAATAATACCCTCTCTGTTACTTACGAGCACATGTTTCGCTTTGTCTGCAAACTTCTCGATGCCCGATCCATTTCTGCTTTGCAGAGGAagtaaatgattttttcccgATTGAAAAAACGCGAGAAAATTAGAACGATGATCGTTTTCATTCCACGCATTGGTAATTCCATACTTTTTACACAGTCCGTATTTTTCAACGCAACTATTCTAATTTCAGATCCATAAAATCATTGGGTTCGCTCCGAGCCTTCTTCAAGTCGTCATGTCTACCGAAGTCGACATGCCAGTCAGACAGGCTGGTAAGCGTAATGACAAATCCCCAGTTTCAATAATAAGTTTTTCTGAATCGCAATATtcacttttttgaaaaaatgtactgCTTGCCCAATATGGCAACAAAATTGAGAAAGTGATAACGTTCAGGGATTCTTTTGGGTATGgcaaagttgaaaagaaagttaaaaaatcatGCTCAAACATAGGGAAAATGTACTTTTTTCGGTCAGTCATTTTCGAGTTTTTATACGTAATCATTCTCCAATGACTTATCACGTACCACGAAAGAATAACAAAATACAATTCAATAGTAGAATACTTGGGAACTGAAGGGATTTAATTTCTGAATCTGTCTGCGCAAAGCtggatgatattttttcaactatgtCGAAGAAATTCCAATAAGAATATAGTTTTGGCCAAGAACAGAtcatgaatttaattttagcTAATTCTTTTGTAACTCCGTTTCGTCACTGGCattgattcaaatatttacaagcTCTGAAGTTGAACATTGATTTCTGTAAACTGTTATTCAGTTTCTTACTGTAATGTAAAACAGTCATATTTGAGAATTGAGCGCCATACTTGAAGCTGTAAAGTTCAAATCGTAAACCTTGAACCATATTCATTGATTCACCATTAGTTGAACTACACATGATCATGACATatttagaaaacaaaaaataaaattctactTAAGTGTGCCTAATTCAGCAAGAACATGTTTACATTGATTACAAAAGCATTTCTTGTttacttcaaaattttactGGTCGTTGCTGAAATTGAGTTTAGAGACATGCCGCAAGTGTCTGGAGAAAATACGTCCCAACTTACTAACATCGGATTCATACTTTGCTACATAATTTTAGTTTGACTGGAATAACAGTTCTGAAAATACCACAAAAACCGTTTATCTCTTCAATTTACAACATAGCTGGATATATTGAAAACATGTCAAACCTTGTAATGTACATGTAGAATTATTTACATACTTATTTATGATGCAAATATCTTGTTATTTGGCATATCTGCTTGACGTATCCGTGGAAATGGATTTCATTACAAACAACATCACATCCGTACGTGAAATGTGAGCGCTTTTAGGTGATTAAATATAGACAAGGTGGAAAAATAGTCCAATTGTGCACACATTTTGTGCCTtcctttttctattttacattatttcgttcaaatttcTTTACAGAGCAAATTGTAAGAGGCCAACGACCAAACCGTGTTCCTAAACCACCATATATCCATGTTActgtgtatttattttattaatctcAAGGAACTTTTAATCCGACTATATAATACTTTTAGTCACTGTTTATGTTGGTTCTTGAAAGCTTCAGTGAATTTTGAATCTTAAATTTTATAAGCTCCGTAAACCCGAACTACACTCGAACTTTAAGAACTtttaagttttgaaaaaccaTTTGGTTTTATAGGtgttatatatttgaaaaatttaattacaacaAATTGGGCTGAACGTGAGGTTGAAGTTGGAGCTCCCGTGCCATTCAGTATACACGAACAAGATCGTGCAATGATTCGAGATGCCGTAGTAGACGCTGTGGTGCACGCGCCAGAGCTGATAAGGCTAGTTGAATCATTTATCGCATTGCACCTTTTAACTAAGCCCTTTTCTCTCTCATCGTCATCAATTCATCACACAAAGTATCATCTCTTTTAATACAGAATTCAATTAGCTGTCTGCATAAGCAATATAGTGAAACATGACTTTCCCGGACGATGGACACAAATCGTTGACAAGATTACGATATATCTTCAAAATCCAGATGCCTCGTGTTGGCCCGGAGTACTTCTTGCACTTTACCAGCTCGTAAAGAATTTCGAGTGAGTTACTCCAATTTATTGTACGGTTGACTTTATTCGTGTATTTTCGTTCTTTATCTGACCATTAACATGACTCAGAATTTATCTTTGTAACGAATACTTTGATACATTATGTTACATATTACTCAAACAACGCACGCCGATTAAACGAGTTCTTATTCTTTACAGATATAAAAAGGCAGAAGAAAGGGGTCCCCTTAACGAAGCAATGAACCTTTTATTTCCTATGGTTTACCAACTGATATTACGACTATTACCCGATCCCTCGGAACAATCGGTTCTTTTGCAGAAACAAATactcaaaatatattttgcacTCACACAGGTGATTACATATTTCAGTTATGCTATTTGCTAATCGATGCGATATTATTACCACTTTTTGCAAGAGAATCAGGGTGTTTTTCTTTAATCCTGAATTCACCGGATATATTACCTGTCCTTACAGTATTCACTTCCACTGGATCTTATTTCGAAAGAAGTATTCTCACAATGGATGGACGTTGTCCGTCAGGTCGCCGATAGACCCGTTCCCCTAGAAGACAAGCATCTAGAATTATTTGATGACGAACGTGCAGAGTTGCCGTGGtggaaatgtaaaaaatgggCACTGCACATACTTCACAGGATGTTCGAAAGGTGCGTTGTAATTTAAGTAACCAGATAAACCTTGTGAAACATACCGTTAATGGCGtgttctttttctctgttCGACAGATATGGCAGCCCAGGAAATGTAACCGTAGAATATAAAGAATTTTCCGAATGGTATTTGCAGACCTTCAGTGCAGGTATTTTGGAAGTTCTgctgaaaatcttggatcagTATCGAAGAAAGATTTGGGTTTGTCCCAGAGTCTTGCAGCAGTCGATAAACTACATAAATCAGGGGTCAGTTGACACTCTTTGATACCAAACACTTTACGCTCCCTTTTTGCTATAAAaccattattcacctcaacatttgtggttttttttttttgtttattgttacAATTGGTCGACATATTCACCGATCATGCAGAGTGAGCCATGCATATTCGTGGAAATTCTTGAAGCCGCACATGTTTGAGATTATTCGTGACGTGCTGTTTCCAATTTTGTCACATTCTCCGGCAGACGAAGAACTCTGGAAGACTGATCCTCACGAATACATTCGAGTTAAATTCGGTGAGTAAATCTGTTGTTttcagattaaaaaaaaaaaaattgctcgtCGGTTCTCATTTGATCCTTTTTTATTCGCAGACATTTTTGAGGATTTTGTTTCACCTGTAACTGCTGCGCAAACGTTGTTACACTCCGCGTGTAAAAAGCGGAAAAATATGTTACCGAAAACCATGCAATTTATTATGGAAGTTTTAACCAGTCCCATCGCTGAGCCTAGACAAAAAGATGGAGCCCTTCATATGGTACGGAAAATAAAGAGCTGCGATAAATAGCTTAGTAATAAAACTTCATATTCAGATTGTCAGATTAcatggaaaattatttatgaacGTTAAATTTCAGGCTGGAACTTTGGCGGAAGTGTtgttgaagaagaaaatattcaaagaagAAATGGACAAATTATTGATGCAGTATGTGTTCCCAGAATTTGCGAGTCCGCACGGTCACATGAGAGCAAGGGTatgattattttatcaaatatgAATTAGACTGTGTATTTCATACTTTGTTCACATGGATTTCGATGGATTAAAAATCGAACCTCGCCAAGCTTTACAGACAACTggctgaatatttttcattgtttcaaCGCTGatagtgaaatttttgtttgcagGCCTGTTGGTTCCTTCATCACTTCTCTGAGATCAAGTTCAAACAGGAAGCAATTCTGGTAGAAGCTATTAGATTGACGACAAATGCGCTTCTGCATGATCGTGACTTGCCGGTCAAAGTTGAGGCTGCAATCGCTCTGCAGATGCTGCTTTCTGCACAGGATAAAGCGCAGAAGTACATCGAACCGTTGATAAAGCAAATTACGTTAGAACTTCTAACAATTATTAGGGAAACTGAAAACGACGACCTGACCAGTGTGATGCAAAAGATAGTTTACACATATACGGAACAACTAATGCCTATCGCCGTTGAAATCTGTCAGCATTTGGTGAGTGAATCAAATTTCGTCTGCTTGAAAATCGGTTCAGCTGTGTTAATGTTGCTTGGATTGATTTTCTTCTAGGCTACGACTTTCAGTCAAGTACTGGAGACTGATGAGGGCAGTGATGAAAAGGCTATAACAGCAATGGGTCTTCTAAATACGATTGAAACACTGCTCACCGTTATGGAGGACCAACCGACTATAATGGTTCAGTTACAACCGACTGTACTACAAGTAGTGGCTCATATTTTCGGACAGAGTGTTATGGGTGGGTAATCTAAAAGACGATatttagtgaatttgaaagaGAGTTCTTTTATAAACTCCCTCTGCGTCATATAAACAACACTTGTTATCTGACGGTAATTTGGATGTAAATGTTTGAATCACTTATGAATTTCGATTGTCGTTCACAGAGTTTTACGAAGAAGCCTTGTCATTGGTTTATGACTTGACCGGAAAAACTATTTCGGAGGATATGTGGAAAGTCCTCGAACTCATCTATCAGCTGTTCCAAAAGGACGGTTTTGATTACTTCACAGACATGATGCCGACACTTCATAATTACATCACCGTAGACACACCAGCCTTTCTTTCAAATGAAAACCACATATTAGCCATGTTCAACATGTGTAAAGCTGTATGTATTTAATATCGTAAAAGGTGAACGGACGACAACTACGTGATTCCtattgttgtaaaattttccacagCCACTTTGTTGGCTTTGCAAAAAGTCTTAACGAAGTTGAATCCTGTGAATAACACTGCTAAGTTTCACAGCAATCGGCATAACAAAGTTTGTGTCTGTCCCGCTTGGACTTGTAACATGACCAACGATGTCAAGTAGCATGTAAATTATACAGAAGTTGTgatattacttttttatagattttaaCTGGCGACGCTGGCGAGGATCCTGAATGCCATGCTGCTAAGCTGTTGGAAGTTATTATTTTGCAATGCAAAGGTCACATCGATCAGGTGCGTTTTCCCATTtacacttttaaaaaaaatcttgtcaTCAGTCGACGTCtcatcgataaaaaattgattctccCATTCTATAATTTCTCTAAGACATCTGTCTGTAGAAGTATGCAGTTTTCATGTTTTCATTAGCTTACGCAGCATCATTTGACACACCTTATTTCACAGTGTATACCATCATTGATACAATTGGTTTTGGAACGTTTGACGAGAGAAGTGAAGACATCAGAGCTGCGCACAATGTGCCTTCAGGTAGTTATTGCCGCGCTTTATTACAATCCGGCTCTGTGCATCGAAGTTATGGACAGACTTCAAAGCACTATTGGACAATCTACACAACCAATAGCATCACATTTCATTAAGCAATGGATACACGATACGGATTGTTTTCTGGGGTATGTAGAATCGTCCACACACCGTCTGACTGTATTTCTTTGGCCTCTCACTTGCAAAATCGGGAGAGGAATATTCAGTTTTTATTAATCTCTGTATTTCAGTCTGCACGATCGAAAACTTTGCGTTTTGGGAATGTGCACTTTGATTAGTATGGGGCCCGCAAGACCGGCTGCAGTCAACGAATGCGCTCAACAAATTATTCCTTCGCTAATTCTTTTGTTCGACGGACTCAAACGAGCCTATGCGGCAAAGGCTGCTGAATGTGACGACGACGATAATGACGAGGAAGAAAGTGATTTAGAAGAAGGTAAAAAACCCCGATCATCTACGAGTGTTACGataatgagaaggaaaatctCACTGCGCGGTTCAAggtttacaaaaaaatcaacaaaccAAGTGACTGTAAAATTTATGTTTTCCAGAAGTATTGTCATCGGACGAAGATGAAATTGACGACAGTGGTCAACAGTATCTTGAGAATTTGCAAGAGAAAGTAAGTAAGGCGTCGGGCCAGCATGGATTCAATATGACCAGCACGATACGAGATGGTCACGGAGATCATAGAtccgacgatgacgatgatgacgattcTGAGTATGAAGCAAATGAGGAAACTGCTCTGGAGAGCTATACGACTCCATTAGACTCCGACGAGACCAATCAAGATGAATATGTTTTCTTCAAGGAAATCATGCAAAGTCAGTATAATTACTTGTTACAGGGAGAATCTTATTACTCTTAGACGTGAGCATTCGTAAACAAAATTCCTAGACAATACCACAATTTTTCGGTCGCATATTGAAACGATTATGGGTTGATCACCTAAAATATATccgtaaaatgaaattcaccttccttgttgtgaaaaaaaaaaaaaaatcaaactgtaTCACGCAAATAACCTTACGTTGAGAGAGTTGATTGCTGGACTTGGAGGTAAgtattgttttaaaaaaagcgATAAAAAGCCTTTTGTGTTCGTTTGTAGGTGAACATTTTTATGCCGCGCATATATTTATGACAGATTCTAATCGCACTCTATTCTGAATACGAATCGcttttggaaaaaatgaaaaacaaaagtaaagGAATATTCGAATACCATTTGCTTGCAGACATCGAAGCTTCAGACCAACCTTGGTACAAAGCTCTTACGAGTCACTTGACATCTGAACAACAGAAAGCATTGCAAGAAATAATTCTTCTTGCCGATCAACGTAAAGCAGCCCTGGAAAGTAAAAGAATTGAACAAAGTGGTGGTAAGTTTAttgcacagaatttttttaatttgctaACTTGGCGAATGGTATAAAAACGTTCTTTGCTCGTTGCAGGATACGCCTTCCACCAGCAGACTGTACCAACTTCGTTTAATTTTGGTGGAACCCCTTTAAGCCGATAAGATATTCTAACGATTTTATTCTAGAACGATaagtaaatttcaaaacagaaaaaaaaaataaataaatgaataaataatgtataaaataatgaaattggaCACTTACAGTACGAGACTGTAACTTGACCACTTCGAAGACATTATGCATTTcctatttactatttttatgtataaacTAAATGTACTTTGTAACAAGGCAATCATGTCCAATGCTCGTACTAAatgtatttggaaaaatatctttCGTTTTGTGCGCTGTTCTTGCTACGTCGTGTTGCCAATAACATACGcctataaatattaaaattttcgccactGTTATCCATTTGTGACGCAAACAATTATCTGTATCAATTGCGACACTAGAAATTAACTGCTGACAAACTTACGAAcagatgaatttattttatttattacaaggGCTAATTTTTTCCTGCTTAAAGAGTTGTACAAAGGCTATGATGATATAATAGGATTTGCTTTCCATATCAACTGGGCTATCTTTTCACAACTTAAAGACTAGGCTATactttgagtgaaaaaataaaaatgtcgaatggtttttgtttttctctattAGTCACAACATTCGAAATACCCAGGAGaaatataaacttttttttttttttcttaaagaaatatttaaagaaaaccTAATATCATATCCGATCTTTggtaaaaatcaaatcaataGTGCCAATGAATAAAGAATAGCGGTTCagttgatggaaaaaaagtacGAAATACCGACACacaatgatgataattataataccaCATTTAGTGAACTGAATATGAAATGGCTGAGATATAATTACGTATTtatgactaaaaaaaaaaaaaagttgaagagaTAGGAATATAAGGAAAGTCCGTGCATCCCCAAATTGCGCTGTATAGAGGCAATATTGCAACCTGTACctctttaataataatattaataataataataataataataataacaataacaataatatagtATCTCGGTGCCAGCTGGAAATGAGTTTAATGTCCCAttagaaaacaaatttacttTATACAAATgtttgttgaagaaaaaaagaagaaaaaaaattgttaaattgttGATATAAATATGTCAAAGGCTAATTTTTACTATAc
This region of Neodiprion fabricii isolate iyNeoFabr1 chromosome 7, iyNeoFabr1.1, whole genome shotgun sequence genomic DNA includes:
- the LOC124186903 gene encoding importin-7, yielding MDPRKLTELLRATIDPAQQKQAEEQLAQIHKIIGFAPSLLQVVMSTEVDMPVRQAGVIYLKNLITTNWAEREVEVGAPVPFSIHEQDRAMIRDAVVDAVVHAPELIRIQLAVCISNIVKHDFPGRWTQIVDKITIYLQNPDASCWPGVLLALYQLVKNFEYKKAEERGPLNEAMNLLFPMVYQLILRLLPDPSEQSVLLQKQILKIYFALTQYSLPLDLISKEVFSQWMDVVRQVADRPVPLEDKHLELFDDERAELPWWKCKKWALHILHRMFERYGSPGNVTVEYKEFSEWYLQTFSAGILEVLLKILDQYRRKIWVCPRVLQQSINYINQGVSHAYSWKFLKPHMFEIIRDVLFPILSHSPADEELWKTDPHEYIRVKFDIFEDFVSPVTAAQTLLHSACKKRKNMLPKTMQFIMEVLTSPIAEPRQKDGALHMAGTLAEVLLKKKIFKEEMDKLLMQYVFPEFASPHGHMRARACWFLHHFSEIKFKQEAILVEAIRLTTNALLHDRDLPVKVEAAIALQMLLSAQDKAQKYIEPLIKQITLELLTIIRETENDDLTSVMQKIVYTYTEQLMPIAVEICQHLATTFSQVLETDEGSDEKAITAMGLLNTIETLLTVMEDQPTIMVQLQPTVLQVVAHIFGQSVMEFYEEALSLVYDLTGKTISEDMWKVLELIYQLFQKDGFDYFTDMMPTLHNYITVDTPAFLSNENHILAMFNMCKAILTGDAGEDPECHAAKLLEVIILQCKGHIDQCIPSLIQLVLERLTREVKTSELRTMCLQVVIAALYYNPALCIEVMDRLQSTIGQSTQPIASHFIKQWIHDTDCFLGLHDRKLCVLGMCTLISMGPARPAAVNECAQQIIPSLILLFDGLKRAYAAKAAECDDDDNDEEESDLEEEVLSSDEDEIDDSGQQYLENLQEKVSKASGQHGFNMTSTIRDGHGDHRSDDDDDDDSEYEANEETALESYTTPLDSDETNQDEYVFFKEIMQNIEASDQPWYKALTSHLTSEQQKALQEIILLADQRKAALESKRIEQSGGYAFHQQTVPTSFNFGGTPLSR